A stretch of DNA from Arctopsyche grandis isolate Sample6627 chromosome 6, ASM5162203v2, whole genome shotgun sequence:
AACATTGACAGGTGCATTTTGGCGGTTTATATTTACGAGGCTGGCAGGCATTTGTTGACGTATGATCGAGCGTTTTGGGTGGGTCACACTTGCTGATTGCACTTTGCAACGGCGATTTTGACAAATGCGCGGATATAAAGTTGGGTACAAACGGAAAGTAAAAGAcacacgagagagagagagcggtGGCGTGGGATGGAGCGAGTCAAAGCCGCGGCTGTCGATCGCCGCCCGCCGCTTCAAATCGCGATGACAGCCGCTGCCGCTGCCACTTTTGGCCAAAACACATTCAACTATGCCTTACACAATGCTATCTGAAAAATCTTAAAATGCATTGCACATTCTAAATTACTGAGTAGACTAAAACacgaatattgtttttataaaactaCGAAAAATCATACGATATACAAAATCAAACGAGTTTGATAAAATCGATATTAATTTGGTGGCATTCTGCAAATTTTGAGTAAAGAATATCACGATGGCATTTTGAAAGAAATGAAAACTAGCATTTTATCCTGTTTTGTGAATTGAATATTGGCAAGTAGCACACAGCTCACAAAAACATCAAATTGTCATTTCATTGATGTTGATGCAAACATACTTAATCtgcgtaatttaattttaaatttatgttcatggtagtatttttttattacactagttgttttaaggTACTatcctatccagcacgacccgaatcctgcaagtacggacagtattctttagtacattctatatggacgcgcatgaatgcgtaaatgcgcatgcgcgaatggagtatgaatacgtggtaattggactattcgtcacattggggtggtcacaaagacaaattttgccatgaaaatcgcgaatacacaatatttggcactcaagttctcgttactatgatagttatcgttagtatgatggacttttcgactgccagatgttccgttatagagattttagtgactttgtgccgagtaatttgtgaccagtaatcaccgaaacgaatacgtccatataatgtaccaaagaatactatccgcactgcaggatacgggtcgtgctggataggtatgaacagacctttacccggcttcgctcagtatttctaatataaacagTGTAAACATGGCACATCTAAagcaaatattcatttgttaattaattatatttatttgaatcgattgaaccaattgaattgtcgtcatagaaactttgttttgtttacgaagttcccaaccaaagatacttacatacatacaaagtctctttcgaaattatatattagattataatctaataaattattatggtTAACTTGAATTAAGGGTTAAGGGAAACACCCCAGTCGTTGACCACTTGTATTATCGAGTAAATAAAGCTGTCGGATCGAGTTTGGGTCGCCATCCTGCTTTTTTAAACAGTTTGTTTTAAGTCAGAAGTGAAGCACAATTAGTCCAAGATATAATGTTATTTAATGTTTCttgaattaaattgaatgtaATATAAGGGGAAAACCATTATTAAATgtctaaaatatttcaaaactcttgtctttttaaataaaaaattacataaaaaaaatggcaaagtttcaaaacgattggaAGACTAGGAATTCTAGCTCAACCGTTTGCAAAGGGAAACATAAAAGAGCTTTGTAGAAATAAAGCTTTGCGGTGCGAAATAAAATTTCCACTATCCACCACtaacataaaaatatgcaaatatgcACTGAATATgcaataaaggaggtatgtaataaaaaacaaaacaatgttaaaatgtaaaaaatatcattttaagtatctaaaattaatatacatatgtctattagTTATtctattacaatacatatgcaTCTTATCAGAAATTGTATAGAAAAAACAgcaaataatagaaattatatgctaaaaaattaaattgattttaagaAAAGATTCAGTGGACCATTTTTCCGTGGAGTGTTTGGAGATGAAGTGCAAGCAATTTTACACAATCCTGCAAACTTATCTCTATGCCTTTTCTTCTTAGCGATGGCGTTTGTATTGTTCACCTTAGGTGAAGCTTTTTCTTCCAATTGTTTATCTGGGGTTTGATAAAATAGCTTAGtgagatttttatcttttgaatacattttcttATTACGCATTTCTGATGGagtatttgaatttttagaCGTAACTGAAGACCCAGatgcaacctttttttttacatttacgggtgtgtttgtaatatttaaacTTTCTGACAGTCTCTTTTTAGCTATTTTAcgtttttcacaaaataattctgtaaatttattacatacacaaCATTGAattctctaaaaaaaaaatacaaacattttatatttttattaaagtaattataaaatacatgatAATAATTCtatcatacttacatatatgtcactatttaaaattttactgaCTTTCTCAATTGCATCTTGACTATTTTTTCCACTTTTGTtacgtttgatttttttgtaccttttttttgcagatactgttaattttttctttaaaacatTTATCTGTAATTATTTAAACACAATATGAAACATAATCTTCAATACTTGATATTATGTAAAACAGAAAGTAAATACATAGACAAACACCTTTTGAAACGTTTTGTTAGCATACCAAGATGTAAAACAATTGGAACAACGAACATTGGATCCGAAGACTTTATTTggcaatttgaatttataagtaGAAATCTCTGCACAATGTGCTCTAAAAGTATTAGAACAATTATTTAGATAGGGAACTATTATTTAAATAGAGTGAACACATTAAATACACTGttatttaaactaaaattttctATCGTTCTTACAATAGATACGATTTCAATAGAATTGATGGTGGATCTGAGGTTTCGATAATGGAAGTGAGTGCCAATAAATGTTTGGTATTTACTTCTTCTTCGTCCATAGTTTATTAtcctgaaataaatataaaatattttcaaactaaATGTGGAcagaaacaatttatttttaagatgtCAAACAAACAGACTTTAAATCTGCATAAAATACACATTGATCTAATAAAATGTTACGgtaaatactaataaaaataaaatttggttttgacagttaaaataatTACCTAAATTGATCAAAGATGAACCCGTTGAAATTATAACAAAATCACCTCCGTGAATGACTTATCGCCATGTGCTTTTGACAGCAGTACAAAGACAAGAAAAATCGACcattataaatttttcttttataaaacaACACAATTTATACATTACatagttatataataatatatcgaaactataatattattcataatttaaatGGTAAACACCAAGAATAACATCCCCTGGcgtttacatacatttacatacacaaaacgttgaGTATGTAATTCACTATCATTTGTATCCACAAAGTTGTCTTGGTGAATCACAAACGAATGCATTTATATTCCATTGTGAAACGGTAGCTGAAACGTCAATTCGGCACAAGTTGCTGATTATTTACAACGTACTTgcaagaatttgtttttattggAAATTCATTTCGCACCTCCACCAATGCGTTTAGAGTATTTCTGACGGTAATTGCAGAGAATTACACAATACAGGTACCATGTTGGATATTACGTCAAATGCCAGGCGACGCTATTCTTGGTGTTtaccatttaaataatattcattctaaaattttaaattcaagataacatataaaattttctgatATAAAATCTTCGATTGACGACATTCGAGGAAAACAAATACGTGGCAGAATTATGCTGTATGATGCATTCTAGAACGCTATTGTGTGcatataaatatctatgtatatatttttagattattgAGAGTTTTGTATGTTGATGGTAAGATATGGCCATTATTTGATATCTGTTTGATGCACGTAACTGTCAATTCGCACTTGTCAGAACGAGAACAGTCTTAACCGGTCTGTGATTAGAGTGGGTTGTGTGTGATGTTGTCTCGTCTATCAGCGGCTGCCAGGCCGCTCTATGTCACCACGCCTATTTTTTACGTGAATGCACGTAAGATATCTGCAATTTAATTCACCTTGAGCAAAAA
This window harbors:
- the LOC143912927 gene encoding uncharacterized protein LOC143912927 → MDEEEVNTKHLLALTSIIETSDPPSILLKSYLLAHCAEISTYKFKLPNKVFGSNVRCSNCFTSWYANKTFQKINVLKKKLTVSAKKRYKKIKRNKSGKNSQDAIEKVSKILNSDIYRIQCCVCNKFTELFCEKRKIAKKRLSESLNITNTPVNVKKKVASGSSVTSKNSNTPSEMRNKKMYSKDKNLTKLFYQTPDKQLEEKASPKVNNTNAIAKKKRHRDKFAGLCKIACTSSPNTPRKNGPLNLFLKSI